In the genome of Opitutia bacterium KCR 482, one region contains:
- the gyrA gene encoding DNA gyrase subunit A: protein MYTENEKIIESSITQIMQSAYIDYSMSVIISRALPDARDGLKPVQRRVLYAMLREGLLHNRAFDKCAGVVGEVLKNYHPHGDSSVYDTLTRLAQDWVMRYPLVIPQGNFGSIEGDSPAAYRYTECKLAEISEDLLADIDSDTVDFMPNYKETISEPTVLPSALPTLLMNGSTGIAVGMTTNIPPHNLEELIDGICMLIDNPAVPLAELMNVIKGPDFPTGGVIVGKSGIENYMRTGRGIVKVRGVATVEELKNGKEQIVITEIPYNVNRNSLVENIAELVSEKVLTEVSDIRNESDENTRVVIELKRGEAPRVVLNKLFKHTQLESSFGVIMLAIDKRKPKQMNMKEMLECYIEHRREVVYRRTQFLLRKAEDRAHILEGYKIALNNLDDFIKIIRASKDRDEAKTALMAKYPLSERQANAILDLRLHQLTGLEREKIEQEYMELMRLIEEYRSILESEKKLLSVIKKELMEMRAKYASPRRTQLIAAEGEFRMEDVIANEGCIISVSHNGFIKRTGVSAYRSQKRGGKGVIGSGQYDEDFIEHIFTASTHDYIMFFMNNGRVYVEKVYEIPEGSRVSKGRSIKNVLDLKSDEKVAAMICVKSLDDDKHALVMATKNGVVKKTMLSEYKNCRKGGIKGINLDDGDDLIGVVLTEQDSNIVLITYAGMSIRFNEADLRAQGRDTRGVRGVSLKKENDCVKAIVVVDPDATLLIAGEMGQGKRSNYDEYRLQNRGGSGVIAIKTHGVAGALSVREDDEIMMFTHAGQAVRSPVKDIRVIGRTTQGVRLINLAEGDKLIGICRIVDIKDGDAGAEASSNASDDAPDGADTQLTEE from the coding sequence ATGTATACCGAAAATGAAAAAATAATAGAATCGAGCATTACGCAGATAATGCAGAGCGCGTACATCGACTACTCGATGTCGGTCATCATCTCCCGCGCCCTGCCCGACGCCCGCGACGGCCTCAAACCCGTGCAAAGGCGCGTGCTCTACGCAATGCTCCGCGAAGGGCTGCTCCACAACCGCGCGTTCGACAAATGCGCGGGCGTCGTCGGCGAAGTGCTGAAAAACTACCACCCGCACGGCGACTCGTCCGTATACGACACCCTCACGCGCCTCGCGCAGGACTGGGTTATGCGCTATCCGCTGGTGATTCCGCAGGGCAACTTCGGCTCGATTGAGGGCGACTCTCCCGCGGCTTACCGATACACCGAATGTAAACTCGCCGAAATCTCGGAAGACCTGCTCGCCGACATCGACAGCGACACCGTGGACTTCATGCCCAACTACAAGGAGACGATTTCCGAACCCACGGTTCTCCCCTCCGCCCTGCCGACACTCCTGATGAACGGCTCGACGGGCATCGCGGTCGGCATGACGACGAACATTCCCCCGCACAATTTGGAGGAGCTTATAGACGGAATCTGCATGCTCATCGACAACCCCGCAGTTCCGCTCGCGGAGCTGATGAACGTAATCAAAGGCCCAGACTTCCCGACGGGCGGCGTAATCGTGGGAAAATCTGGAATCGAAAACTACATGCGCACGGGTCGCGGAATCGTGAAAGTGCGCGGCGTGGCGACGGTCGAAGAGCTGAAAAACGGCAAGGAGCAGATTGTAATCACGGAAATTCCGTACAACGTAAACCGCAACTCGCTGGTTGAAAACATCGCGGAACTCGTGTCGGAAAAAGTGCTCACAGAGGTAAGCGATATCCGCAACGAGTCCGACGAAAACACGCGCGTTGTGATAGAGCTTAAACGCGGCGAAGCCCCGCGGGTTGTGCTCAACAAGCTCTTCAAACACACGCAGCTTGAATCGTCGTTCGGCGTGATAATGCTTGCTATCGACAAGCGCAAGCCGAAGCAGATGAATATGAAGGAAATGCTCGAATGCTACATCGAGCACCGCCGCGAGGTCGTCTACCGCAGAACGCAGTTCCTGCTGCGCAAGGCCGAAGACAGGGCGCACATCTTGGAGGGCTATAAAATCGCCCTCAACAACCTCGACGACTTCATCAAAATCATCAGGGCGTCGAAAGACAGGGACGAGGCGAAAACCGCTTTGATGGCAAAATACCCGCTTTCGGAACGTCAGGCAAACGCGATTCTCGACCTCCGACTCCACCAGCTGACGGGTCTAGAACGCGAGAAAATCGAGCAGGAATACATGGAGCTGATGAGGCTCATCGAAGAGTACCGCTCGATTCTCGAAAGCGAAAAGAAACTGCTTTCCGTCATCAAAAAGGAGCTGATGGAAATGCGCGCAAAATACGCGTCGCCGCGCCGCACGCAACTGATAGCCGCCGAGGGCGAATTCCGCATGGAAGACGTCATCGCGAACGAGGGCTGCATAATCAGCGTCTCGCACAACGGCTTCATCAAGCGCACTGGCGTAAGCGCGTACCGCTCGCAGAAACGCGGCGGCAAGGGCGTAATCGGCAGCGGACAGTACGACGAAGACTTCATCGAACACATCTTCACCGCCTCCACGCACGACTACATCATGTTCTTCATGAACAACGGCCGCGTGTACGTCGAAAAGGTCTACGAAATTCCCGAAGGCTCGCGCGTCTCGAAGGGCCGCTCAATCAAGAACGTGCTCGACCTCAAAAGCGACGAAAAAGTAGCCGCAATGATTTGCGTAAAGAGCCTCGACGACGACAAACACGCCCTCGTGATGGCTACCAAAAACGGCGTCGTCAAAAAGACAATGCTCTCCGAGTACAAAAACTGCCGCAAGGGAGGCATCAAGGGAATCAACCTCGACGACGGCGACGACCTCATCGGCGTTGTGCTCACAGAGCAGGACTCCAACATAGTCCTGATTACATACGCGGGCATGTCGATTAGGTTCAACGAAGCCGACCTGCGCGCGCAGGGTCGCGACACGCGCGGCGTGCGCGGCGTAAGCCTCAAAAAGGAAAACGACTGCGTGAAGGCGATTGTCGTTGTAGACCCCGACGCCACGCTGCTCATCGCGGGCGAAATGGGTCAGGGCAAGCGTTCGAACTACGACGAATACAGACTGCAAAACCGCGGCGGTTCGGGCGTAATCGCAATTAAAACACACGGAGTCGCGGGCGCGCTTTCGGTTCGCGAAGACGACGAAATCATGATGTTCACCCACGCGGGACAGGCGGTTCGCTCGCCCGTAAAGGACATTCGCGTAATCGGACGCACCACGCAGGGCGTAAGGCTTATCAACCTCGCGGAGGGCGACAAGCTCATAGGCATCTGCCGAATTGTGGACATCAAGGACGGCGACGCGGGCGCGGAGGCTTCCTCAAACGCCTCTGACGACGCTCCCGACGGCGCGGATACCCAGCTGACGGAAGAATAA
- the gyrB gene encoding DNA topoisomerase (ATP-hydrolyzing) subunit B: MPEDIKQNDRYDASKIQKLEGLEGVRKRPDMYIGDTNERGLHHCVFEIVDNSIDEALAGYCTQIKVAVHSDGSCSIEDNGRGIPVDIHPKYKIPALELVMTNLHAGGKFGKGAYQVSGGLHGVGAKCVNAVSEHFEVEVRKDGKIYKMEFSRGKTITPMTVIGNTKSTGTKITFLPDPEIFTLTREFKYEILSKRLRELAFLNPGITISLSDERTNHSDEFKFSNGIAEYVEFLNRNKTTVHPKVIAFGGSAPAAEGSDSNIVVDIALQYNDSYTEQVYAYANSIFNVEGGTHLSGFRTALTRVVNNYAKANNLLKDKDPSISGDDCREGLTAVISVKVPEPRFEGQTKTKLSNGEVDGIVQKIVGEKLKYAFETDPSTAKKIIDKCVMAARARDAARKARETVRKTVMSGGGLPGKLADCSEKDPALCELYIVEGDSAGGSAKMGRDRKYQAILPIRGKIINTEKARLDKVLNNQEVRTIITACGTGIGESGEGAFDASKARYHKVVIMTDADVDGSHIRTLLLTFFFRQMRGLIENGYVYIAQPPLYKIKRKKKETYVMNDAELNKILLNLGSADVTLTRLSDNFEFPETKLDKLVEAFARIETLGHGITRYGCDLATYLDTNRDGKLPKYIARIRTGNKEEFKYLFSDDERSSFYIEYGNPEDIFEGNTVREVVNELGVKVQQRINVYEIYESAPLEKMLAEVAKSGLAEESFRPSEEPRYVIAEKGESGKAKSVKIFSILELVAKIREFGKTGMSIQRYKGLGEMNAKQLFETTMDPAKRSFLKVTIEDAAAADATFSMLMGEDVPIRRAFIEDNALNASYLDI; the protein is encoded by the coding sequence ATGCCAGAAGACATCAAACAAAACGACAGGTACGATGCGTCGAAAATCCAAAAGCTCGAAGGCTTGGAGGGCGTAAGAAAACGCCCCGACATGTATATCGGCGACACAAACGAACGCGGACTCCACCACTGCGTATTCGAAATCGTCGACAACTCCATAGACGAAGCCCTCGCGGGCTACTGCACGCAAATCAAGGTTGCTGTGCACTCCGACGGCTCGTGCTCTATTGAAGACAACGGACGCGGCATTCCCGTGGACATACATCCGAAATACAAAATCCCCGCCCTCGAACTCGTGATGACAAACCTCCACGCGGGCGGCAAGTTCGGCAAGGGCGCGTACCAAGTGTCTGGCGGGCTGCACGGCGTCGGCGCGAAGTGCGTAAACGCGGTCAGCGAACACTTCGAAGTGGAAGTCCGCAAGGACGGCAAAATCTACAAAATGGAATTTTCGCGCGGCAAGACAATCACGCCGATGACGGTAATCGGCAACACGAAATCGACGGGCACGAAAATCACGTTTTTGCCCGACCCCGAAATTTTCACGCTCACGCGCGAATTCAAGTACGAAATCCTCTCCAAGCGTCTGCGCGAACTGGCGTTCCTCAACCCCGGAATCACGATTTCGCTCAGCGACGAACGCACAAACCACTCCGACGAATTCAAATTCAGCAACGGCATCGCGGAATATGTCGAATTCCTCAACCGCAACAAGACGACGGTGCACCCGAAAGTAATAGCTTTCGGCGGCTCCGCGCCCGCTGCGGAAGGGAGCGACTCAAACATCGTCGTTGACATCGCGCTCCAATACAACGACTCGTACACCGAACAGGTCTACGCCTACGCGAACTCCATTTTCAACGTCGAGGGCGGCACGCACCTGAGCGGTTTCCGCACGGCTCTCACGCGCGTGGTAAACAACTACGCAAAGGCAAACAACCTGCTCAAAGACAAAGACCCGTCCATTTCGGGCGACGACTGCCGCGAGGGTCTGACGGCGGTGATTTCGGTGAAAGTTCCCGAACCTCGCTTCGAGGGGCAGACAAAGACAAAGCTTTCGAACGGCGAAGTTGACGGCATAGTCCAGAAAATCGTCGGCGAAAAGCTCAAATACGCTTTCGAGACAGACCCGTCCACGGCGAAGAAAATCATCGACAAATGCGTGATGGCCGCCCGCGCGAGGGACGCCGCAAGAAAGGCGCGCGAAACCGTCCGCAAAACCGTAATGTCGGGCGGCGGACTCCCCGGCAAACTCGCCGACTGCTCCGAAAAAGACCCCGCTCTCTGCGAACTCTACATCGTCGAGGGCGACTCGGCAGGCGGTTCGGCGAAGATGGGGCGCGACAGAAAATATCAGGCAATTCTCCCCATTCGCGGCAAAATCATCAACACCGAAAAGGCGAGGCTCGACAAGGTTCTGAACAATCAGGAAGTGCGCACAATCATCACAGCGTGCGGCACGGGCATCGGCGAATCGGGCGAAGGCGCGTTCGACGCCTCTAAGGCTCGCTACCACAAGGTGGTAATCATGACCGACGCCGACGTCGACGGCTCGCACATTCGCACGCTGCTGCTTACGTTCTTCTTCCGCCAGATGCGCGGGCTTATCGAAAACGGCTACGTCTACATTGCCCAGCCGCCGCTCTATAAAATCAAGAGGAAGAAGAAGGAAACTTACGTCATGAACGACGCCGAGCTTAACAAAATTCTGCTCAACCTCGGCTCGGCCGACGTAACCCTCACAAGGCTTTCCGACAACTTCGAATTCCCCGAAACGAAGCTCGACAAGCTCGTGGAGGCGTTCGCGAGAATCGAAACGCTCGGGCACGGAATCACCCGCTACGGCTGCGACTTGGCGACATACCTCGACACCAACCGCGACGGCAAGCTGCCCAAGTACATCGCAAGAATCCGCACGGGCAACAAGGAGGAATTTAAATACCTGTTCTCCGACGACGAACGCTCGTCGTTCTACATCGAATACGGCAACCCCGAAGACATCTTCGAGGGCAACACGGTGCGCGAAGTCGTGAACGAACTCGGCGTGAAAGTCCAGCAGAGAATCAACGTCTACGAAATCTACGAATCTGCGCCGCTTGAAAAAATGCTCGCGGAGGTCGCAAAATCGGGACTTGCGGAGGAGTCGTTCAGACCGTCGGAAGAGCCGCGCTACGTGATTGCCGAAAAGGGCGAATCGGGCAAGGCGAAGTCGGTAAAGATTTTCTCGATACTCGAACTGGTGGCGAAAATCCGCGAATTCGGCAAAACGGGCATGTCAATCCAACGCTACAAAGGGCTTGGCGAAATGAACGCAAAACAGCTCTTCGAAACCACGATGGACCCCGCAAAACGCTCGTTCCTGAAAGTCACAATCGAAGACGCCGCGGCGGCGGACGCAACGTTCTCAATGCTCATGGGCGAGGACGTTCCGATTAGGCGCGCGTTCATCGAAGACAACGCGCTCAACGCGTCCTACCTCGACATCTAA